A section of the Actinomycetota bacterium genome encodes:
- a CDS encoding alpha-1,4-glucan--maltose-1-phosphate maltosyltransferase translates to MVGAVPGEPEPACLQWPAGIHYAPREGTLSRAATPAAPDPGTEQHHEGRSRVVVEGVTPQVGLGRYAVKRTVGEEVVVEADVFTDGHDEISCDVRWRTAGTDRREPNHGPWHDVAMETLGNDRWQAPFTVTELGFYEYAIIAWVDRFKTWVHDLEKRVAADQDVGIDLLIGAELIDEAVAGADGPDADRLQEYADRLRGDAPMWERAQAALHEELTILMRRHGPKRFATTYPYLLPVWVDRERARHSAWYEMFPRSASPDPDRHGTLQDVIDRLPYVEALGFDVLYLPPIHPIGETARKGRDNYPVADVGDVGSPWAIGSHDGGHKSVHPELGTVEDVAKLAQACRDRGLEIALDVAFQCSPDHPYVREHPEWFLHRPDGTIQYAENPPKKYQDIYPFDFETEDWQALWEELKSIFTFWVDQGVRVFRVDNPHTKPFPFWEWCIAEIRRDHPDVIFLSEAFTRPKVMAQLAKLGFTQSYTYFAWRNDAWSLQQYFTELTRTDLVEYFRPNAWPNTPDILTEYLQYNGRPAFVQRLILAATLAANYGIYGPAFELQEHVAVRPGSEEYLHSEKYEVRHWPLDAEGSLRDLIARVNRIRRDHPALHADRRLHFHTIDNPAMLVYSKSTPDLSDVILCVVNTDPHNTQSGWTHLDLHDLGLDDGEPFQAHDLLTGARYPWQGSANFVQLSPDVPGHVFRMLPQHRTERDFPTYR, encoded by the coding sequence ATGGTCGGGGCGGTCCCCGGCGAGCCGGAACCCGCCTGCCTACAGTGGCCGGCGGGCATCCACTACGCACCAAGGGAGGGCACCTTGAGCCGCGCCGCCACGCCTGCGGCCCCGGATCCCGGGACGGAGCAGCACCACGAGGGCCGCAGTCGCGTGGTCGTCGAAGGCGTCACGCCGCAGGTGGGCCTGGGGCGCTACGCGGTCAAGCGCACGGTCGGTGAGGAGGTCGTCGTCGAGGCGGACGTCTTCACCGACGGCCACGACGAGATCTCGTGCGATGTGCGGTGGAGGACGGCCGGGACGGACCGGCGCGAACCCAACCACGGTCCCTGGCACGACGTCGCCATGGAGACTCTCGGCAACGATCGCTGGCAGGCGCCGTTCACGGTCACCGAACTGGGTTTCTACGAGTACGCCATCATCGCGTGGGTCGACCGGTTCAAGACGTGGGTGCACGACCTGGAGAAGCGCGTCGCAGCCGACCAGGACGTCGGCATCGACCTGCTCATCGGCGCCGAGCTGATCGACGAGGCCGTCGCCGGTGCCGACGGACCGGACGCCGACCGGCTACAGGAGTACGCCGACCGACTCCGCGGGGACGCCCCGATGTGGGAGCGTGCGCAGGCGGCGCTGCACGAGGAGCTGACGATCCTGATGCGTCGCCACGGACCCAAGCGGTTCGCGACCACCTACCCGTACCTGCTGCCGGTCTGGGTGGACCGGGAACGCGCTCGCCACAGCGCATGGTACGAGATGTTCCCGCGCTCGGCGTCGCCCGATCCGGACCGGCACGGCACCCTCCAGGACGTGATCGACCGCCTCCCGTACGTCGAGGCACTGGGGTTCGACGTGCTGTACCTCCCGCCGATCCACCCGATCGGCGAGACAGCGCGGAAGGGCCGCGACAACTATCCGGTCGCCGACGTGGGCGACGTCGGTAGCCCCTGGGCGATCGGCTCCCACGATGGCGGGCACAAGTCGGTGCACCCGGAGCTCGGCACGGTCGAGGACGTCGCGAAGCTGGCCCAGGCCTGCCGCGATCGCGGGTTGGAGATCGCTCTGGATGTCGCCTTCCAGTGCTCACCTGATCACCCGTACGTCCGTGAGCACCCCGAGTGGTTCCTCCACCGCCCCGACGGGACGATCCAGTACGCCGAGAACCCGCCGAAGAAGTACCAGGACATCTACCCGTTCGATTTCGAGACCGAGGACTGGCAGGCCCTGTGGGAGGAGCTGAAGAGCATCTTCACGTTCTGGGTCGACCAGGGCGTGCGGGTCTTCCGGGTTGACAACCCGCACACCAAGCCGTTCCCGTTCTGGGAGTGGTGCATCGCCGAGATCCGGCGCGATCACCCCGACGTGATCTTCCTGTCCGAGGCGTTCACCCGACCCAAGGTGATGGCTCAGCTCGCCAAGCTCGGGTTCACCCAGTCCTACACCTACTTCGCGTGGCGGAACGACGCGTGGAGCCTGCAGCAGTACTTCACCGAACTGACCCGGACGGACCTGGTCGAGTACTTCCGGCCCAACGCCTGGCCGAACACGCCCGACATCCTGACCGAGTACCTGCAGTACAACGGACGCCCGGCGTTCGTGCAGCGGTTGATCCTGGCCGCGACCCTCGCGGCGAACTACGGCATCTACGGCCCCGCCTTCGAGCTGCAGGAGCACGTCGCGGTCCGGCCGGGTTCCGAGGAGTACCTGCACTCCGAGAAGTACGAGGTCCGCCACTGGCCACTGGATGCGGAGGGGTCGCTGCGCGACCTGATCGCCCGCGTGAACCGGATCCGTCGCGACCATCCAGCCCTGCACGCAGATCGTCGGCTGCACTTCCACACGATCGACAACCCGGCGATGCTGGTGTACTCGAAGTCCACGCCCGATCTCAGCGACGTCATCCTGTGCGTGGTCAACACCGATCCCCACAACACGCAGTCGGGCTGGACCCACCTGGACCTGCACGATCTCGGCCTGGACGACGGCGAGCCCTTCCAGGCCCACGACCTGCTGACCGGGGCGCGGTACCCCTGGCAGGGTTCGGCCAACTTCGTGCAGCTGTCTCCGGACGTGCCAGGGCACGTTTTCCGCATGCTGCCGCAGCACCGCACCGAGCGCGACTTCCCGACCTACCGATGA
- the treS gene encoding maltose alpha-D-glucosyltransferase, translating into MLDGHGGFDDDPLWYKDAVVYELHVRAFHDSDADGIGDFAGLTEKLDYLRDLGVTALWLLPFYPSPLRDDGYDIADYTAVHPSYGNLRQFKRFLREAHRRGLKVITELVINHTSDEHPWFRRAVAAPPGSSHRDFYVWSKTAHRYEDARIIFQDFESSNWTWHRGADAYYWHRFYSHQPDLNYDNPEVTAAVEEVLDFWMDLGVDGMRLDAIPYLVEREGTNCENLPETHQVLKDLRKHLDATHDNRMFLAEANQWPEDAATYFGDGDECHMNFHFPLMPRLFMAVRMEDRFPIIDILQQTPEIPEVCQWAVFLRNHDELTLEMVTDEERDYMYRAYAREEHMRVNLGIRRRLAPLLGNNRRLIELLNGLLFSMPGTPVLYYGDEIGMGDNIFLGDRNGVRTPMQWSSDRNAGFSRANPQRLYLPIIIDPEYHFETVNVEAQQANPSSLLWWMKRLIALRRRHRVFGRGTIEFLFPDNPKVLAFVRAYGNERVLVVANLSRFTQAVELDLSDYRGATPVEMFGRTPFPSIGELPYFLTLGPHSFYWFTIDHTREEIAVGYRGQQAEPAPSVAAEERAVPVVTTTGSWQSLFRGRTTAAVERVLPAILAERRWFGGKARTVQMIAVEESVSIPVADGACELVILRVQYTEGEPETYALPVAFVEEQYEGGVLADIPTAVLARVRPRSGKGDSGVLFDAMWKREFAEALLEMVGRRRRISAAHGEVQATPARAFRQLRGTDQLEPSVVRAEQSNTSVLYGQRLIFKLFRRVEPGINPDLEIGRFLTERVGFEHTPPLAGVLEYRRQRGEPLTLALLQGFVPNEGDAWAYTLDSLDRYYETALAETRDGPDRPQLPRKTLTALALQDIPDEVHARIGPYVPSAELLGQRTGELHMALGSDPDDPAFAPEPFTTLYQRSLYQSMRTLTRKTFQFLRRGLEVIEPDSRGDAERLAEREQDLLDRFQALTQRKLDAVRIRTHGDYHLGQVLHTGRDFVIIDFEGEPARPLGERRLKRSPLRDVAGMVRSFHYAAYAGLFEQIARGVAGPSEQVEALEDWTRYWYVWVSAAFLRSYLTTVGDAPFVPGDHEQLSTLLEAYLLEKAVYELGYELNNRPGWVRIPLQGALQLLES; encoded by the coding sequence ATGCTCGACGGACACGGCGGCTTCGACGACGATCCGCTCTGGTACAAGGACGCGGTCGTCTACGAGCTGCACGTCCGCGCCTTCCACGACAGCGACGCGGACGGGATCGGCGACTTCGCCGGGCTGACCGAGAAGCTGGACTACCTCCGTGACCTCGGTGTCACGGCCCTGTGGCTACTGCCGTTCTACCCGTCGCCGCTGCGTGACGACGGGTACGACATCGCCGACTACACCGCGGTACACCCGTCGTACGGCAACCTGCGGCAGTTCAAGAGGTTCCTGCGCGAGGCCCACCGCCGTGGACTGAAGGTGATCACCGAGCTGGTCATCAACCACACCTCCGACGAGCATCCGTGGTTCCGACGGGCGGTGGCGGCGCCGCCGGGCAGCAGCCACCGTGACTTCTACGTGTGGAGCAAGACCGCTCACCGCTACGAGGACGCCCGGATCATCTTCCAGGACTTCGAGTCGTCGAACTGGACCTGGCACCGCGGTGCCGACGCGTACTACTGGCACCGGTTCTACTCTCACCAGCCGGACCTCAACTACGACAACCCCGAGGTCACGGCGGCGGTCGAGGAGGTCCTCGACTTCTGGATGGACCTGGGTGTGGACGGGATGCGCCTGGATGCCATCCCGTACCTCGTCGAGCGGGAAGGCACCAACTGCGAGAACCTCCCCGAGACCCACCAGGTCCTGAAGGACCTGCGCAAGCACCTCGACGCCACGCACGACAACCGCATGTTCCTCGCCGAGGCGAACCAGTGGCCGGAGGACGCCGCAACCTACTTCGGTGACGGCGACGAGTGCCACATGAACTTCCACTTCCCCCTGATGCCTCGACTGTTCATGGCGGTGCGGATGGAGGATCGCTTCCCGATCATCGACATCCTGCAGCAGACGCCCGAGATCCCCGAGGTCTGCCAGTGGGCGGTGTTCCTGCGCAACCACGACGAGCTGACGCTCGAGATGGTCACCGACGAGGAACGCGACTACATGTACCGGGCGTACGCCCGTGAGGAACACATGCGGGTCAACCTCGGCATCCGCCGGCGGTTGGCACCGCTGCTGGGCAACAACCGCCGCTTGATCGAGCTGCTGAACGGCCTGCTGTTCTCGATGCCCGGCACGCCCGTCCTGTACTACGGCGACGAGATCGGCATGGGTGACAACATCTTCCTCGGCGACCGCAACGGCGTCCGCACCCCGATGCAGTGGTCGTCGGACCGCAACGCCGGGTTCTCGCGCGCCAACCCGCAGCGGCTGTACCTGCCCATCATCATCGATCCCGAGTACCACTTCGAGACGGTGAACGTCGAGGCGCAGCAGGCCAACCCGTCGTCGTTGCTGTGGTGGATGAAACGCCTGATCGCGTTGCGCAGGCGACATCGGGTGTTCGGTCGGGGAACCATCGAGTTCCTGTTCCCCGACAACCCGAAGGTGCTGGCGTTCGTCCGTGCGTACGGCAACGAGCGGGTCCTGGTGGTGGCCAACCTCAGCCGGTTCACGCAGGCGGTCGAGCTCGACCTGTCCGACTACCGGGGGGCCACCCCGGTGGAGATGTTCGGCCGCACGCCGTTCCCCTCGATCGGGGAGCTGCCCTACTTCCTGACGCTCGGGCCGCACAGCTTCTACTGGTTCACGATCGACCACACCCGCGAGGAGATCGCCGTCGGGTACCGCGGCCAGCAGGCGGAACCGGCACCGAGCGTGGCCGCCGAGGAGCGCGCAGTGCCGGTCGTGACCACCACGGGTTCGTGGCAGAGCCTGTTCCGTGGCCGCACCACCGCCGCGGTGGAACGGGTGCTGCCGGCGATCCTGGCGGAGCGGCGCTGGTTCGGGGGGAAAGCCCGGACCGTTCAGATGATCGCGGTCGAGGAGAGCGTGTCCATCCCGGTGGCCGACGGCGCCTGCGAGCTGGTCATCCTCCGCGTCCAGTACACCGAGGGCGAGCCAGAGACCTACGCCTTGCCGGTGGCGTTCGTCGAGGAGCAGTACGAGGGCGGTGTGCTGGCCGACATCCCCACCGCGGTGCTCGCCCGGGTCCGCCCCCGGAGCGGGAAGGGCGACAGCGGCGTGCTGTTCGACGCGATGTGGAAGCGCGAGTTCGCCGAGGCACTGCTGGAGATGGTCGGTCGCCGCCGCAGGATCTCCGCGGCGCACGGTGAGGTGCAGGCCACCCCGGCGCGGGCGTTCCGTCAGCTGCGCGGCACCGACCAACTGGAACCGTCGGTGGTCCGCGCCGAGCAGTCGAACACGTCGGTGCTGTACGGGCAGCGTCTCATCTTCAAGCTGTTCCGCCGTGTCGAGCCGGGCATCAACCCGGATCTGGAGATCGGGCGGTTCCTCACCGAACGGGTCGGCTTCGAACACACCCCGCCGTTGGCGGGCGTGCTGGAGTACCGGCGCCAGCGCGGGGAGCCGCTGACGCTGGCGCTGCTGCAGGGCTTCGTCCCCAACGAGGGCGACGCGTGGGCGTACACCCTCGACTCGCTCGACCGCTACTACGAGACCGCCCTCGCCGAGACGCGCGACGGCCCGGATCGGCCACAGCTGCCCCGGAAGACGCTCACCGCGCTGGCCCTCCAGGACATCCCCGACGAGGTGCACGCGCGCATCGGGCCGTACGTGCCGTCGGCGGAGCTGCTCGGTCAGCGCACCGGTGAGCTGCACATGGCCCTGGGGTCGGATCCCGACGACCCCGCGTTCGCCCCCGAACCGTTCACGACCCTCTACCAGCGTTCGCTGTACCAGTCGATGCGGACCCTGACCCGCAAGACGTTCCAGTTCCTGCGGCGCGGGTTGGAGGTCATCGAACCCGACAGCCGCGGTGACGCCGAGCGGCTCGCCGAGCGTGAGCAGGATCTCCTCGACCGGTTCCAGGCCCTCACGCAGCGCAAGCTCGATGCCGTCCGCATCCGCACCCACGGCGACTACCACCTGGGACAGGTGCTGCACACCGGCCGGGACTTCGTGATCATCGACTTCGAAGGGGAGCCGGCCCGGCCGCTGGGGGAGCGGCGGTTGAAGCGATCGCCGCTCCGCGACGTCGCGGGCATGGTGCGCTCGTTCCACTACGCGGCCTACGCCGGCCTGTTCGAGCAGATCGCACGGGGGGTCGCCGGACCCAGCGAGCAGGTCGAGGCCTTGGAGGACTGGACGCGGTACTGGTACGTGTGGGTCAGCGCAGCGTTCCTGCGCTCCTACCTCACCACCGTCGGCGACGCCCCGTTCGTCCCTGGCGACCATGAGCAGCTGTCGACCCTGCTGGAGGCCTACCTCCTGGAGAAGGCGGTGTACGAGCTCGGGTACGAGCTGAACAACCGCCCCGGCTGGGTGCGCATCCCTCTGCAGGGCGCGTTGCAGCTGCTGGAGAGCTGA
- the malQ gene encoding 4-alpha-glucanotransferase — protein MVDADPLAALADLHGIQRTYEDAWGRRRRAGADSILAALRALRVPIESPEQAPGVLKAGLRERWARPLEPVVAAFGGAVVEVEVRLPAEAIDHPVVFELTLEAGERYVWSETAAGRAPQAVETRDGVTYQAHVFDLRDLPNGYHDLVVETGAARAAGRVIVAPARAYHPEDRGHGWGAFLPLYALRTDRDWGAGDLTDLASFARWIGERGGAVVGTLPLLPVFLGGPGEPHDPSPYSPVSRLFWNELYLDLTRAPEFDRCQPARALVDSDRFAAERDDLRRASLVDYRRLARLKREVLTALSRCFFEDPGDRRGDLERLVAQRPEVEDYALFRGAVARYGSPWWEWPTGPRDGELELDTVDLDVARMHLYAQLLAREQVAALATDLRRSGQHPYLDLPIGTVADGYDVWRHREMFARGASAGAPPDKIFTGGQNWGFPPLHPHAVRASGYRHVVDVLRHHLELADELRLDHVMALHRLFWVPDGMETSGGVYVRYPADELYAVLLLESHRHRSRVIGENLGTVPDEVEDALRERGVARMYVVQYEADPDADPVLPPIPADTVASVNTHDMPPFARWWHGRDAQDGVELGLLDEVEAGRHREDRAKVRSKVAALLNAQGGLGPDRTEDPGAVLEALLEWLGASDARLVLANVEDLWQEDEPQNTPGTVDERINWRRRARHRLEDLGDLPGVVDAVERISKARSAGRTSSDGQ, from the coding sequence ATGGTCGACGCCGATCCGCTGGCCGCACTGGCTGATCTGCACGGGATCCAGCGCACCTACGAGGACGCGTGGGGGCGCCGGCGCCGCGCCGGCGCGGACAGCATCCTCGCCGCCCTGCGTGCGCTGCGCGTCCCGATCGAGTCGCCAGAACAGGCCCCCGGGGTCCTGAAGGCCGGGCTGCGCGAGCGATGGGCGCGGCCGCTGGAACCGGTCGTGGCGGCGTTCGGCGGGGCGGTCGTCGAAGTCGAGGTCCGCCTGCCCGCCGAGGCGATCGATCACCCGGTCGTGTTCGAGCTGACGCTGGAAGCCGGGGAGCGGTACGTGTGGTCGGAGACCGCCGCGGGGAGGGCACCCCAAGCGGTCGAGACGCGCGACGGCGTGACCTACCAGGCGCACGTCTTCGACCTGCGCGACCTGCCCAACGGTTACCACGACCTGGTGGTCGAGACCGGCGCGGCCAGGGCCGCCGGGAGGGTGATCGTCGCCCCAGCGCGCGCCTACCATCCCGAGGACCGCGGGCACGGTTGGGGTGCGTTCCTCCCGCTGTACGCGCTGCGGACCGACCGCGACTGGGGCGCCGGCGACCTCACCGACCTGGCGTCGTTCGCGCGGTGGATCGGTGAGCGCGGCGGGGCGGTGGTGGGCACGCTCCCTCTCCTGCCGGTCTTCCTCGGTGGTCCCGGGGAACCCCACGACCCCAGCCCCTACAGCCCGGTGTCACGCCTGTTCTGGAACGAGCTGTACCTCGACCTCACCCGCGCACCGGAGTTCGACCGCTGCCAACCGGCACGGGCGCTCGTCGACTCCGACCGCTTCGCCGCCGAACGCGATGACCTGCGCCGTGCGTCACTGGTCGATTACCGCCGCCTGGCGCGGCTCAAGCGCGAGGTGCTCACCGCGCTGTCGCGGTGCTTCTTCGAGGATCCCGGCGACCGCCGCGGCGACCTGGAACGGCTCGTCGCCCAACGGCCCGAGGTCGAGGACTACGCGCTGTTCCGCGGCGCCGTGGCCCGGTACGGCTCGCCGTGGTGGGAGTGGCCCACCGGGCCGCGCGACGGGGAACTCGAACTCGACACGGTCGACCTCGACGTCGCACGGATGCACCTGTACGCCCAGCTGCTGGCCCGCGAGCAGGTCGCCGCGCTGGCCACCGACCTGCGCCGGTCGGGACAGCACCCGTACCTGGACCTGCCGATCGGGACGGTCGCGGACGGCTACGACGTGTGGCGTCACCGGGAGATGTTCGCGCGCGGGGCGTCGGCCGGAGCGCCCCCGGACAAGATCTTCACGGGCGGCCAGAACTGGGGGTTCCCGCCGCTGCACCCACATGCCGTGCGCGCGTCCGGCTACCGCCACGTGGTGGACGTGCTCCGCCACCACCTCGAGCTCGCCGACGAACTTCGCCTCGACCACGTGATGGCCCTGCACCGGTTGTTCTGGGTCCCCGACGGGATGGAGACGTCCGGCGGCGTGTACGTGCGGTACCCCGCCGACGAGCTGTACGCGGTCCTGTTGTTGGAGAGTCACCGCCACCGGTCGAGGGTGATCGGCGAGAACCTGGGCACCGTCCCCGACGAGGTCGAGGACGCGCTGCGCGAGCGGGGCGTCGCACGGATGTACGTGGTGCAGTACGAGGCGGACCCCGACGCCGACCCGGTCCTCCCGCCGATCCCCGCCGACACCGTCGCCAGCGTCAACACCCACGACATGCCGCCGTTCGCCCGGTGGTGGCACGGTCGCGACGCACAGGACGGGGTGGAGCTCGGACTCCTGGACGAGGTGGAGGCGGGACGCCACCGCGAAGACCGTGCCAAGGTGCGATCGAAGGTCGCTGCACTGCTCAACGCCCAGGGCGGGCTCGGCCCGGATCGGACCGAGGATCCCGGGGCCGTGCTGGAGGCGCTTCTGGAGTGGCTGGGTGCCAGCGACGCGCGGCTCGTCCTGGCCAACGTCGAGGATCTGTGGCAGGAGGACGAGCCACAGAACACGCCGGGCACCGTCGATGAGCGGATCAATTGGCGCCGCCGGGCGCGGCACCGGCTGGAGGATCTCGGCGACCTCCCCGGCGTGGTGGACGCCGTCGAACGGATCAGCAAGGCACGCTCGGCCGGAAGGACCTCAAGCGATGGCCAGTGA
- the glgB gene encoding 1,4-alpha-glucan branching protein GlgB, with protein sequence MASDRQQDVTEATRHDSTGNGPAPIAEGAASPEAAADAAPPAAPPAPAWSRLTADDLYLFNEGSHLRLYDKLGAHLATDEGQAGATFAVWAPNADYVAVVGDFNGWDRGANPLRERHGSGVWEGFIPGVQQADAYKYHVASRHAGYRADKADPYAVHAETPPQTASKVWGLDYAWGDDEWMRTRSEHNDLGAPTNIYELHVGSWRRRPEDGDRPLSYRELAEPLAEYCVQMGFTHVELLPITEYPFGGSWGYQTTGYFAPTSRFGTPQDFMAFVDTLHQHGVGVILDWVPSHFPSDEHGLGYFDGTHLYEHADPRQGIHPDWNSFIFNYGRAEVRSFLMSSAMFWLDRYHIDGLRVDAVASMLYLDYSRREGEWIPNEFGGNENIEAINFLRRFNSEVYAAFPDVQTIAEESTAWPMVSRPTYIGGLGFGMKWDMGWMHDTLEYFSQDPVHRAWHHNQLTFRGIYAFTENYCLPLSHDEVVHGKGSLIEKMPGDRWQRFANLRALYGYMYTTPGKKLLFMGDEIAQWREWNHETSLDWHLLEYPEHDGVQRWVQTLGATYRQEPALHELDNHPDGWEWVDASDWQQSVITYVRKSREAREIILVACNFTPVPRHNYLVGVPRSGFWREILNSDAAEYGGSGIGNLGGVETVPFAVHGRPYAVNLTIPPLGVVVLKAESEGGWTESRT encoded by the coding sequence ATGGCCAGTGACAGGCAGCAGGACGTGACCGAGGCGACCAGGCACGACAGCACCGGGAACGGTCCCGCCCCGATCGCCGAGGGCGCAGCCTCCCCCGAGGCGGCGGCCGACGCGGCCCCTCCTGCGGCGCCACCAGCCCCGGCCTGGTCGCGGCTCACCGCCGACGACCTGTACCTGTTCAACGAGGGGTCCCACCTGCGGCTCTACGACAAGCTGGGCGCCCACCTGGCGACCGACGAGGGGCAGGCAGGGGCGACCTTTGCGGTGTGGGCGCCCAACGCCGACTACGTCGCGGTGGTCGGCGACTTCAACGGCTGGGACCGCGGGGCGAACCCGCTTCGGGAGCGTCATGGCTCAGGGGTGTGGGAAGGGTTCATCCCCGGCGTCCAGCAGGCCGACGCCTACAAGTACCACGTCGCGTCCCGGCACGCCGGGTACCGGGCCGACAAGGCCGACCCCTACGCCGTGCACGCCGAGACGCCACCGCAGACGGCCTCGAAGGTGTGGGGCCTGGACTACGCCTGGGGCGACGACGAGTGGATGCGCACCCGCAGCGAGCACAACGACCTCGGCGCTCCGACCAACATCTACGAGCTGCACGTCGGCTCCTGGCGACGCCGCCCCGAGGATGGTGACCGGCCGCTGTCCTACCGGGAACTCGCCGAGCCCCTCGCCGAGTACTGCGTGCAGATGGGGTTCACCCACGTTGAGCTGCTGCCGATCACCGAATACCCGTTCGGCGGATCGTGGGGCTACCAGACGACCGGCTACTTCGCGCCCACCAGCCGGTTCGGGACCCCCCAGGACTTCATGGCGTTCGTCGACACGCTCCACCAGCACGGCGTCGGCGTGATCCTCGACTGGGTGCCGTCGCACTTCCCGAGCGACGAGCACGGGTTGGGTTACTTCGACGGGACGCACCTGTACGAGCACGCCGACCCGCGCCAGGGCATCCACCCGGACTGGAACAGCTTCATCTTCAACTACGGCCGGGCGGAGGTACGCAGCTTCCTCATGTCCAGCGCGATGTTCTGGCTGGACCGCTACCACATCGACGGCCTGCGCGTGGACGCCGTCGCGTCGATGCTGTACCTGGACTACTCCCGGCGGGAGGGGGAGTGGATCCCCAACGAATTCGGCGGGAACGAGAACATCGAAGCGATCAACTTCCTGCGCCGGTTCAACAGCGAGGTGTACGCCGCCTTCCCCGACGTCCAGACCATCGCCGAAGAATCCACCGCCTGGCCGATGGTGTCACGACCGACCTACATCGGTGGTCTCGGGTTCGGCATGAAGTGGGACATGGGGTGGATGCACGACACGCTCGAGTACTTCAGCCAGGACCCGGTGCACCGGGCGTGGCACCACAACCAGCTCACGTTCCGTGGGATCTACGCGTTCACCGAGAACTACTGCCTGCCCCTGTCCCACGACGAGGTCGTCCACGGCAAGGGGTCCCTGATCGAGAAGATGCCCGGCGACCGCTGGCAGCGGTTCGCCAACCTCCGGGCGCTGTACGGCTACATGTACACCACACCGGGGAAGAAGCTGCTGTTCATGGGCGACGAGATCGCTCAGTGGCGCGAGTGGAACCACGAGACCAGCCTCGACTGGCACCTGCTGGAGTACCCCGAACACGACGGCGTGCAGCGCTGGGTGCAGACGCTGGGCGCCACCTACCGACAGGAGCCGGCGCTGCACGAGCTCGACAACCATCCCGACGGCTGGGAGTGGGTCGACGCGTCCGACTGGCAGCAGAGCGTCATCACCTACGTGCGCAAGAGCCGCGAAGCGCGGGAGATCATCCTGGTTGCGTGCAACTTCACCCCGGTGCCCCGACACAACTACCTGGTCGGTGTGCCTCGCAGCGGCTTCTGGCGCGAGATCCTCAACAGCGACGCGGCCGAGTACGGCGGCAGCGGCATCGGCAACCTCGGGGGCGTGGAGACCGTCCCGTTCGCCGTGCACGGCCGGCCGTACGCCGTCAACCTCACCATCCCTCCGCTCGGCGTCGTCGTGCTCAAGGCCGAGTCCGAAGGGGGCTGGACCGAGTCACGTACGTGA